The stretch of DNA TGGGTAACTCGCTCCTACTGCACTTTACGGAGGAGGATCAGAGCACGGTCATAACTTTGGACGATGTGGAGCAGCAggcggagcagcagcagcagcagcgaaatGTGGCGGAGGAGGATCAAAATCTGGAGGAGATTTTCGATGTTgatcaaatggaaatggcgCCAACACAAGCCAAATCCCGTCGCATTGAGGATGAGGAACTGGAGGTGAGCTAAAGTAACtagtagagccctgcatgaatggattcaatgaattattttgaattttttgttttatatgaatgaattaattagaattttgagtttaatagaatagAATTGAACGAATGAATGAcataaattccgaaataattcaaacgacaatttcttttgaagaagaaagggccataattttgtgataaaatctgcatgaattttattttctatgcagttaacattgatttgttaaaaatgttactCTTTtagttctcaaaagaaagcacaaaaaaaaatcttatctTATTCAATTCGaattgaattagaaaaacattccatttatttcacatagaattgaattaaacaaatctgaaatttcatggcatactatgataaaacaaaaatttaatgattcacgcagggctctagtaactacctaaaattctgaattaataaaaatgtgtcCCCTTTTTAAATAGGTATATGGTCAGGGAGCCAAGGCATCGGTTCTCCAGCTGCGCAAGTTCGTCTTTGAGGTGTGCGATAGTCTAATAAACGTGGCGCCCATCAATTACATGTGCGCCGGTGAAAGAGTGGAGTTCGAAGAGGATGGAGCCACATTGCGACCGCATGCGGAATCTCTGCAGGATCTGAAGATCGAACTGGTTGCCGCCACGGGTCACAGTAAAAACGGAGCTCTTTCCGTCTTCGTAAACTGCATAAATCCGCAGATCATCACAAGTTTCGAGCTTGACGGTTGCCTCGATGTGTGGACCGTGTTCGATGATGCCACCAAAAAGTCTTCTCGGCACGATCAACATGATTTCATGTTGCTTTCGCAAAGGAACTCAACCTTGGTTCTGCAAACGGGACAGGAAATCAACGAGATTGAAAATACTGGTTTTACGGTCAACCAACCGACCATATTTGTGGGTAATCTTGGACAGCAGCGGTTTATTGTTCAGGTGATTTTTTAACCGTGGTAATTAGCTATGctgtttattaataaattggtCTTCTTATCCACCAGGTCACCACCCGACACGTTAGATTACTGCAAGGAACTCGTCTGCTTCAGAATGTGCCCATCGATGTGGGCTCTCCAGTTGTCCAGGTGTCCATAGCAGATCCCTATGTTTGCCTGCGGGTGCTAAACGGCCAGGTGATCACATTGGCGCTGCGAGAAACACGTGGAACTCCACGATTGGCTATTAATAAGCACACAATCAGCAGTTCCCCCTCCGTAGTGGCCATTTCCGCCTACAAAGACCTCTCCGGATTATTCACAGTCAAGGGTGATGATATCAATCTGACAGGGAACTCAAGCAGTGGATTTGGCCACAGTTTCGGGGGCTACATGAAGGCGGAGCCCAACATGAAGGTGGAGGACGAAGAGGATCTGCTATACGGCGATGCGGGAAGTGCTTTCAAGATGAACAGCATGGCGGATTTGGCCAAGCAATCCAAGCAGAAGAACTCGGACTGGTGGCGACGTCTCCTGGTGCAGGCGAAGCCCAGCTATTGGCTGGTGGTGGCACGCCAAAGTGGCACCCTGGAGATCTACTCCATGCCGGACATGAAGCTGGTTTATCTCGTAAACGATGTGGGCAACGGGGCCGTGGTTCTCACGGATGCCATGGAATTTGTGCCTATTTCGCTGACCACCCAGGAGAACTCCAAGGCGGGCATTGTCCAGGCTTGTATGCCGCAGCACGCCAACTCTCCGCTGCCATTGGAATTGAATATCATTGGATTGGGTCAGAATGGCGAACGACCTCTGCTGATGGTGCGAACCCGAGTGGAGCTGCTGATATACCAGGTCTTCCGATATCCCAAGGGTCATCTGAAGATACGCTTCCGCAAGCTGGAGCAACTGAATCTGCTGGACGAACAGCCGTCGCACATTGAGTTGGACGAGAACGACGAGCAGGAGGAGATTGAGTCCTACCAAATGCAGCCGAAGTATGTGCAAAAACTGCGTCCTTTTGCTAATGTAGGAGGACTTTCTGGCATTATGGTGTGTGGCGTAAATCCCTGCTTTGTATTCCTAACATCTCGTGGAGAACTTCGTATACACAGGCTAATGGGAAACGGAGATGTGCGCAGCTTTGCTGCGTTTAACAACGTGAATATACCCAATGGTTTCCTGTACTTTGACACCACCTACGAGCTAAAGATCTCTGTGCTGCCCAGCTACCTCAGTTACGACTCGGCGTGGCCGGTGCGAAAGGTTCCACTGAGGTGCACTCCAAGGCAACTGGTTTACCATCGCGAAAACCGGGTTTACTGTTTGATAACGCAAACGGAGGAGCCGATGACCAAGTACTATCGGTTTAACGGAGAGGACAAGGAGCTGTCCGAGGAAAGTCGCGGCGAGAGGTTCATCTACCCCATTGGTTCGCAATttgaaatggttttaatatcaCCGGAAACCTGGGAAATCGTACCAGATGCTTCGATTTCCTTTGAGCCCTGGGAGCATGTAACCGCATTCAAGATCGTAAAGTTATCCTACGAAGGTACTCGTTCGGGTCTCAAGGAATACCTCTGCATTGGAACCAACTTTAACTACAGTGAAGATATTACCAGCAGAGGAAATATTCACATTTACGACATCATCGAGGTGGTTCCTGAGCCCGGCAAACCCATGACCAAATTTAAGCTGAAGGAAGTCTTTAAAAAGGAGCAAAAGGGACCCGTTTCGGCCATTTCGGATGTGCTGGGCTTTCTGGTCACTGGATTGGGACAGAAGATCTATATTTGGCAGCTACGCGATGGAGATCTCATTGGAGTGGCTTTCATAGATACAAATATCTATGTGCATCAGATTATCACTGTGAAATCGCTGATCTTCATCGCAGATGTATACAAATCTATAAGTTTGCTGCGCTTCCAGGAGGAGTATCGCACCTTGTCACTGGCCTCGCGAGATTTTAATCCTCTGGAGGTTTATGGCATTGAATTCATGGTGGACAACTCGAATCTGGGCTTCCTGGTCACCGATGCTGAGCGCAATTTAATTGTCTACATGTACCAGCCGGAGGCAAGGGAATCGCTGGGTGGCCAGAAGCTGCTGCGCAAGGCGGACTATCACCTGGGACAGGTGGTGAAcaccatgttccgtgtgcagTGCCACCAAAAGGGTCTCCATCAACGCCAGCCTTTCCTGTACGAAAACAAGCACTTTGTGGTTTATGGTACCCTGGATGGAGCTTTGGGATATTGCCTGCCGCTTCCGGAGAAAGTCTACAGGAGATTCCTCATGTTGCAGAACGTCCTGCTCTCCTACCAGGATCACCTTTGTGGCCTCAATCCCAAGGAATACCGCACTCTCAAATCGTTTAAGAAACAGGGTATCAACCCCTCGCGCTGCGTCATCGATGGCGATTTAATTTGGTCCTACCGCCTGATGGCCAATTCGGAACGCAATGAGGTGGCCAAGAAGATTGGCACGCGGACGGAGGAGATCCTGGGCGATTTGCTGGAAATCGAACGACTGGCCGGCGTTTTCTAGACATCCTTTCGCGGCAAAGATGTAAAGTTTTAGTTGGTAGTTTTATTTGTAGATTATATGTTACGAGTTTCTCAGTTGTAATTCTAGTTTTGTAATCCAATCGAAGCCACAACAAAGTATTTTGTTAAGTAAACTTTGGAGTTTGTAATGATTTCAGTGGGCTGTACAAAAATATTGGGCGAAAAGTAATCTTCCCTAAGATCGTAGACTTTAAAATCTCGAGATTTATCGAGTTTTGAtgtggtaaaaataaaaatcagaaagtatatatgattttaaatgtatgtatttttaaaaactgatTTAGAGATTCTTAAAGATGATAAAAAATTCTTCTCTTTGCGGTTCCTCAGTTTTATGGCTATTTATTAAAACGATCGAAGTTCAAGTAATTAAAAACCTATCCCCAAAAGtaaagaaaacaattaaagaCTTTAGATTGGACGCTTTGTGGGGCGTCTTGCCTGCGTCACAGCATTCGTTATGtattgtataatatatataatgtatatgtatacTAGATTATTCATTGTATAAACTAACAACATCATCAGTATCAGTATCAGTTAGTTAACTCAATGTGCAACAGCCAACGGCAGCCGTACACTCGTCGTACGAGGAAAATACACATTTCCAATCGAAGATCATccgaaaaaatgaaagaaaacttATAGGcgatatatataataattaaagaaattgCAAACTGTCTGCTTAGTTGGTACTCGGTAGTTGGTAGGTGGTGCGCGTATGTGTGGTTTTATGTGGGTGGTTTTGCTTTGGGGTGTCCTGTGTGTGGAAGGCGCTTCGTGTGTCCTTGTTTTTCGTTGAGCAACTAATTTAGTTTAGATAGCGAAAACAACAATCTTCAAGGCGGCTAGGCAACAGGCAAACAAAGTATGCGGATTACGAGCTGATATATTTATGTGTACGTAGTGGTGACTCCGAAATCCCAGCCATCCCGGCTAGCCCTCGATCTGGGATCGCAGTCGGGGACGTGGCAAATCGCCGAGCACAGCCTCGCCATGGACGCTTTTGGTCAGCGCCTGAATGCTGGCCGCTATGTCGATATTGTCCATTCCCTGTTAAAAGAAATCATTAATTAGtttcatatttataaagattttttcTAAAGGTAATCCCACCTCCTCGCCGCCCAGggcaaaattattattattggccGCAGCAGCTCTCTCAGCCAGCGTGGTGTTGGCTATCTCGATGGGCAGACTCCTGGCAAAGTTCATCAGCTGCGCATGGCTGGGgcgacctcctcctcctccgccgcgcACTGGTATCGAAATGGAGCTGTCCGGATCGAGAGCATCTTTAAGGAAAAGAGAAATACTTGGATTACTTGTGCTTTTTATTATAGCCTTGCAGAGGGCTATGTcaatctgtccgtctgtttctacgcaatctagtctctcagtttttaagctatcggaatgaaactttcccaaaagtcttctttctattgcaggtagtatttAAGTCGGAACCGGCCGGATCTGACAACTATATGTTATAGCTCCCAAAGgaaagatcggaaaaaaacattagaaaaattctagcttcggttttttttaaatattctactcgtggaaataatattttttaatcggatcactttttttttaaaaacggtcgtaaaattaaatggaaattaataggaacaaatttatatctttgttggtacTTATTACTTTCTCTTCTTCACTGGGATCAACATagcttttctttaacatttcaaaatttcgaattaaattcaataaaattcggacgtctatattatagagctcccataggaaggatcaaaaaaataatgccaaaataatacgaaaggAGCCAAAATTTCGATTGATTTAACATATAAGCAAGTTaatctaaatttaatgttttttttttaaataataggaatgatttacatataagcttcggctggccgaagaaagcttcctttcttgtaaATAGAgagattttattaatttacctTCAGCTTCGTCGGCCGCTTCGTCATCCAGCACGCTGCCCAGTCCGTTTTGCTGGAAGGGATTGTGGTGGTGCTCCGGCTGATAGATCAGGCTGCGCGGATAACTTGGCACTGGCACAGACTGAACTGGCGGCGGCGCCGGGGCATCCACATCCTCCAGATCGAAGAGACAATCATCCGCATCGTCGGCGGCACTGGACTGACCCGAACCATTGGTGGCCAGCATCTGTGTTTGCTGACCACCACCAGCACCTCCGCCGGCTGCCGATTGCTGACGGAAGGTGGGACTATTGCCCACGCTCATGGGCGTGGCTTCTGGGGTGGCGGGCGGTGTGTCAAAGTGCGACATCTTTCTGGCCACCGAGACGCTCTGCAaaggctgctgttgctgttgcggctgctgttgctgttgcgccTGCAACTGCGGCTGCTGATTGAGGGTCAGGAAGCTGGGCGGATGATTCAAGGTGGTGGTGGGCGTGGTGGGTCCACCGTTCAACTCCCGCCGGCTGCTAATGGTGTTCCTGCGCCGGGCAGTCGCACTCTGCGGCTGATTGGCGGCCACATCTAAAGCGGGGGGCATGGCACGATCCAGCAGCTCCGAGGCCAGCTCGGGTAAATTGCGGATTAGGGCGAATAGAATCGCACAGTCCTGGTCCGACTTTTCGCGGAAGCTGTTCAGCAACTGAAACTGATTGCGCGTATACCGCTCGATTCGCTCATTGGTCTCCAGAATCTCCTCCTGCAATCGCGCCTGCTGATGCGCCTGTAGCATCCGCAGCCTCTGGAGCCTCTGGGCATCTGTGGGATTCGCCGACAGCGAGCCAATGCTCAAGCTCGACGCCGAATTGGATATGCCACTGGTGGTGGAGTCACTGCCCGTGTGATCCATGATCAGCAGCTCAAAGGTCTCCGAGTAGGATTTGTTGGACTTGCGCTGGGCCAGCTCCTCGCTGCTGCTCAGCAGCGTGCAGTTGATCAGGTAGAGCGTGGGCGTGGCTCCAGCACCCGCCGTCAGTCGCTTGGCGCACAGCACCTCCTTGCAGTTGATGCACAGGCTCAGCTGCCAGCTTTGGCCAGCGGCGTCCAGGGTGAGGCCGTAGAGCAGCTCCCGCTGATTGATCACGGCCACCGTGAGGTCTGGAATGGGTCCATAGGCCTGGAAAGTAGAGAAAAGTTGAGAATTactaattgttaaaaaaaaaacaaatataaataaatttagaaatatattattatttatttatttacccatcgaaatgtagaaaaaattttttaaatcagaccagtcattaaaaagttatgagcaaaaattGAAACAGACGCTAGGTGGAGCCATGAAAAATTTCAACAGCTGCTAGATGGTGCGAGTAGCTTTGATGACTGCATATcttcatctccctcgcactcccttcagctgagtaaagggtatttgatagtcgatAGCTATTCAtaagcttttttaaatatttcaaaatttttttaggtccttctataaattttaaaaggttttttaaaatatattctttatagaTTTGAACAACaccataaataacaaaatttgtatagggtttttttttagctttttctcagtgcac from Drosophila takahashii strain IR98-3 E-12201 chromosome 2R, DtakHiC1v2, whole genome shotgun sequence encodes:
- the Cpsf160 gene encoding cleavage and polyadenylation specificity factor subunit 1, with the translated sequence MFSMCKQTHAATALEFSIACRFFNNLEENLVVAGANVLKVYRIAPNVEAGQRQKLNPSEMRLAPKMRLECLATYNLYGNVMSLQCVSLAGAMRDALLISFKDAKLSVLQHDPDTYALKTLSLHYFEEDDIRGGWTGRYFVPTVRVDPDSRCAVMLVYGKRLVVLPFRKDNSLDEIELADVKPIKKAPTAMVSRTPIMASYLIALRDLDEKIDNVLDIQFLHGYYEPTLLILYEPVRTCPGRIKVRSDTCVLVAISLNIQQRVHPIIWTVNSLPFDCLQVYPIQKPIGGCLVMTVNAVIYLNQSVPPYGVSLNSSADNSTAFPLKPQDGVRISLDCANFAFIDVDKLVISLRTGDLYVLTLCVDSMRTVRNFHFHKAAASVLTSCICVLHSEYIFLGSRLGNSLLLHFTEEDQSTVITLDDVEQQAEQQQQQRNVAEEDQNLEEIFDVDQMEMAPTQAKSRRIEDEELEVYGQGAKASVLQLRKFVFEVCDSLINVAPINYMCAGERVEFEEDGATLRPHAESLQDLKIELVAATGHSKNGALSVFVNCINPQIITSFELDGCLDVWTVFDDATKKSSRHDQHDFMLLSQRNSTLVLQTGQEINEIENTGFTVNQPTIFVGNLGQQRFIVQVTTRHVRLLQGTRLLQNVPIDVGSPVVQVSIADPYVCLRVLNGQVITLALRETRGTPRLAINKHTISSSPSVVAISAYKDLSGLFTVKGDDINLTGNSSSGFGHSFGGYMKAEPNMKVEDEEDLLYGDAGSAFKMNSMADLAKQSKQKNSDWWRRLLVQAKPSYWLVVARQSGTLEIYSMPDMKLVYLVNDVGNGAVVLTDAMEFVPISLTTQENSKAGIVQACMPQHANSPLPLELNIIGLGQNGERPLLMVRTRVELLIYQVFRYPKGHLKIRFRKLEQLNLLDEQPSHIELDENDEQEEIESYQMQPKYVQKLRPFANVGGLSGIMVCGVNPCFVFLTSRGELRIHRLMGNGDVRSFAAFNNVNIPNGFLYFDTTYELKISVLPSYLSYDSAWPVRKVPLRCTPRQLVYHRENRVYCLITQTEEPMTKYYRFNGEDKELSEESRGERFIYPIGSQFEMVLISPETWEIVPDASISFEPWEHVTAFKIVKLSYEGTRSGLKEYLCIGTNFNYSEDITSRGNIHIYDIIEVVPEPGKPMTKFKLKEVFKKEQKGPVSAISDVLGFLVTGLGQKIYIWQLRDGDLIGVAFIDTNIYVHQIITVKSLIFIADVYKSISLLRFQEEYRTLSLASRDFNPLEVYGIEFMVDNSNLGFLVTDAERNLIVYMYQPEARESLGGQKLLRKADYHLGQVVNTMFRVQCHQKGLHQRQPFLYENKHFVVYGTLDGALGYCLPLPEKVYRRFLMLQNVLLSYQDHLCGLNPKEYRTLKSFKKQGINPSRCVIDGDLIWSYRLMANSERNEVAKKIGTRTEEILGDLLEIERLAGVF
- the PRAS40 gene encoding uncharacterized protein PRAS40; its protein translation is MLISCKCLNFVASTSKLQRSNSSSVTGGGLGGPGLANGNPGAGGTPVGEVPPAILLSQVFQQKYPRDFVFYSQFMDFFKHAYGPIPDLTVAVINQRELLYGLTLDAAGQSWQLSLCINCKEVLCAKRLTAGAGATPTLYLINCTLLSSSEELAQRKSNKSYSETFELLIMDHTGSDSTTSGISNSASSLSIGSLSANPTDAQRLQRLRMLQAHQQARLQEEILETNERIERYTRNQFQLLNSFREKSDQDCAILFALIRNLPELASELLDRAMPPALDVAANQPQSATARRRNTISSRRELNGGPTTPTTTLNHPPSFLTLNQQPQLQAQQQQQPQQQQQPLQSVSVARKMSHFDTPPATPEATPMSVGNSPTFRQQSAAGGGAGGGQQTQMLATNGSGQSSAADDADDCLFDLEDVDAPAPPPVQSVPVPSYPRSLIYQPEHHHNPFQQNGLGSVLDDEAADEAEDALDPDSSISIPVRGGGGGGRPSHAQLMNFARSLPIEIANTTLAERAAAANNNNFALGGEEGMDNIDIAASIQALTKSVHGEAVLGDLPRPRLRSQIEG